From Fibrobacter sp. UWR3, one genomic window encodes:
- a CDS encoding thioesterase family protein: MAIAMEDTVNPMQFTQVFKVTPEMIDDNHHFNNVWSVKWIQDIAIAHSDSVGGTALMKNLGAGWMIHVQHVEYKNQAFLGDEIRGTTWVAAYGRVASLRKCRFERVSDGKVIFESETQWVLVDLNRGRPMALTDEMKKLYVEGA, encoded by the coding sequence ATGGCTATTGCAATGGAAGATACGGTGAACCCGATGCAGTTCACGCAGGTGTTCAAGGTGACACCCGAGATGATTGACGACAATCACCATTTTAACAACGTGTGGTCGGTCAAGTGGATTCAGGATATTGCGATTGCCCATTCCGATTCCGTCGGCGGCACGGCCCTCATGAAGAACCTTGGCGCCGGCTGGATGATCCATGTGCAGCACGTGGAGTACAAGAACCAGGCTTTTCTGGGCGATGAAATCCGCGGGACTACTTGGGTGGCGGCGTATGGCCGCGTGGCGAGCTTGCGCAAGTGCAGGTTCGAGCGTGTGTCCGACGGCAAGGTGATTTTCGAATCCGAGACGCAGTGGGTGCTCGTGGACCTGAACCGCGGCCGCCCTATGGCCCTGACCGACGAGATGAAGAAGTTGTACGTCGAAGGGGCGTAG
- the glgB gene encoding 1,4-alpha-glucan branching protein GlgB — MDWNDFTSLSAEDMQAIWDFKTKDPFSILGIHPLETDKGIKTVIRTYQPQAAYIRGESCDGEVEFDFMKLGDTGFFEAILDMDYEPFFYNLIIKQGDGIEYTLTDPYAFQPVLTEFDRHLISTGTHYELYRKLGANLVEHQGFKGVQFAVWAPNARAVAVVGNFNSWDGRRHQMRMLGSSGIWEIFIPNLGENELYRFEIHGADGNLHVKIDPLAKLAEVRPATASITTHLDGYEWGDELYMKTHWATKVFGSPMNIYEVHAGSWRRDPANPDRFLNWDELSERLIPYLKEMGYTHVEFLPLAEHPLDESWGYQVTGYYSPTSRYGTPDQFRHFVDLCHQNEIGVILDWVPAHFPKDAHALGRFDGTACYEHADPRQGEHPHWGTYIFNLGRNEVKNFLIANAMYWLKEFHCDGLRVDAVASMLYLDYGKGPGEWVPNKDGGNINYDTIEFLKHLNSIMGRLTPHAILIAEESTSFPSITRPPEQGGLGFHYKWNMGWMNDFLSYIEHEPIHRKYHHNQLTFSMMYAYSENFIQVFSHDEVVHGKGSMLRKMPGDNWQQFANLRLTYAFQYAHPGKKLNFMGNEFGQWREWNEKQSLDWHLVSWDSHGKLLQMMKTLNHLYKENAPFWEIDHYHTGFEWIWCDDADNSIVSFVRKDDHGNQILCVFNFTPVVRRDYRLGAPSRGAWKEIFNTDASMFGGSNVGNFGEVWTDDIPWQNRQWSLNIQLPPLGALYFRLER; from the coding sequence ATGGATTGGAACGATTTCACGAGCCTTTCTGCAGAAGACATGCAGGCTATCTGGGACTTCAAGACGAAGGACCCGTTCTCTATCTTGGGTATCCACCCGCTCGAGACGGACAAGGGTATCAAGACGGTCATCCGCACGTACCAACCGCAGGCCGCCTACATCCGCGGTGAATCCTGCGACGGCGAAGTGGAATTCGACTTCATGAAGCTCGGCGACACCGGGTTCTTCGAGGCCATCCTCGACATGGACTACGAGCCGTTCTTCTACAACCTGATTATCAAGCAGGGCGACGGCATCGAGTACACGCTCACCGACCCGTACGCCTTCCAGCCCGTACTTACCGAATTCGACCGCCACCTGATTTCGACCGGCACGCACTACGAACTCTACCGCAAGCTGGGCGCGAACCTCGTGGAGCACCAGGGATTCAAGGGCGTGCAGTTCGCCGTGTGGGCCCCGAACGCACGCGCTGTCGCCGTCGTCGGCAACTTCAACAGCTGGGATGGCCGCCGCCACCAGATGCGCATGCTCGGCAGTTCCGGCATTTGGGAAATATTCATCCCGAACCTCGGCGAAAACGAACTGTACCGCTTCGAAATCCACGGCGCGGACGGAAACCTTCACGTAAAGATTGACCCGCTCGCAAAACTTGCGGAAGTCCGCCCGGCAACAGCCTCCATCACGACCCACCTCGACGGCTACGAATGGGGCGACGAACTCTACATGAAAACTCACTGGGCCACCAAGGTTTTCGGAAGCCCCATGAACATCTACGAGGTGCACGCCGGTTCCTGGAGGCGCGACCCCGCGAACCCCGACCGCTTCCTCAACTGGGACGAACTTTCCGAACGCCTCATCCCCTACCTGAAGGAGATGGGCTACACGCACGTGGAATTCCTGCCGCTCGCGGAACACCCGCTCGATGAATCTTGGGGCTACCAGGTGACCGGGTACTACTCCCCCACGAGCCGCTACGGTACGCCCGACCAGTTCCGCCACTTTGTGGACCTTTGCCACCAGAACGAAATCGGCGTGATTCTCGACTGGGTGCCGGCGCACTTCCCGAAGGATGCACACGCGCTCGGCCGCTTCGACGGCACCGCCTGCTACGAGCACGCCGATCCGCGCCAGGGCGAACATCCGCACTGGGGCACCTACATCTTCAACCTGGGCCGCAACGAAGTCAAGAACTTCCTTATCGCAAATGCGATGTACTGGCTCAAGGAATTCCACTGCGACGGCCTGCGCGTAGACGCCGTAGCATCGATGCTCTACCTCGACTACGGCAAGGGCCCGGGCGAATGGGTGCCGAACAAGGACGGCGGCAACATCAACTACGATACCATCGAGTTCCTGAAGCACCTGAACAGCATCATGGGCCGCTTGACCCCGCACGCCATCCTGATTGCCGAAGAATCCACGAGCTTCCCGAGTATCACGCGCCCGCCGGAGCAGGGCGGCCTCGGATTCCACTACAAGTGGAACATGGGCTGGATGAATGACTTCCTGAGTTACATCGAGCACGAACCTATCCACCGCAAGTACCACCACAACCAGCTGACCTTCAGCATGATGTACGCCTACAGCGAGAACTTCATCCAGGTGTTCAGCCACGACGAGGTGGTGCACGGCAAGGGCTCCATGCTCCGCAAGATGCCGGGCGACAACTGGCAGCAGTTCGCGAACCTCCGCCTCACCTATGCCTTCCAGTACGCGCACCCGGGCAAAAAACTCAACTTCATGGGCAACGAGTTCGGGCAGTGGCGCGAATGGAACGAGAAGCAGTCGCTTGACTGGCACCTCGTAAGCTGGGACAGCCACGGAAAGCTGCTGCAGATGATGAAGACGCTCAACCACCTGTACAAGGAAAACGCCCCCTTCTGGGAAATCGACCACTACCACACCGGTTTCGAGTGGATCTGGTGCGACGATGCCGACAATTCCATCGTGAGTTTCGTGCGCAAGGACGACCACGGGAACCAGATTCTGTGCGTGTTCAACTTCACGCCGGTCGTGCGCCGCGACTACCGTCTGGGTGCCCCCTCGCGCGGTGCATGGAAGGAAATCTTCAACACAGACGCGAGCATGTTCGGCGGCAGTAACGTCGGAAACTTCGGTGAAGTCTGGACGGACGATATCCCGTGGCAGAACCGCCAGTGGAGCCTGAACATTCAGCTCCCGCCGCTCGGCGCGCTGTACTTCAGGCTGGAGCGCTAA